GTGCTTTTTGATAAAACATAAGATAGGTTTTAATCTGTTCTTACTTTGTTCTTACCTGGTTCTTATAAGCTTCTTTTAAATAAGAAGAATATTAGAGTTTAGAAACCTCTTTTTCAGAACTAAATTTGCATTAGAGAGGTTTGATATTACACCCTTAAATGAGAATAAAAATATTTTGAAGAAAATGATTACTATATTTGTATTAATTTATAATTAATGACTGCGCATAAACTAAAATAATTAAATTATGAAACAGGCTTATTTAATATTATTATTTATCGGTCTTCTTTCTGTATCCGGCTGCAAAAATCCTTCAATAACATTATCTATTGCAGATTTCGGAGCTAAACCCGACTCAAGGGAGAATGCATCAATTTATGCACAAAGATTAATCGCAAGATTACAGGAAGTGGAAAATAATAATCATGTTACTGTTACTTTTCCTAAAGGTGTTTATCATTTTTATGAGGATAGTGCATTTGTAAGAGAGTATTATATCTCAAATCACGATCAAGATAATCCAAAAAAGGTGGGGTTTGCCCTTGAAAACCTAAATAATATCACAATAGATGGTCAAGGTTCAGAGTTTATATTTCATGGTAGGATGGTGCCATTTTCTTTATTGAATTCAAAAAATATTTCACTTAAAAACTTTTCAATTGATTTCGAAGTGCCGGCGCTTCGACAGTTGAATGTACTCGAAGTAAATAAAGAAAAAGATGAGCTTATAGCGGAAATATACCCCGGAGGTAACTATCGAATAGAAAATGGAAGATTAATATTTGTAGGTGAAACATATGAAATTGCTCCTGTGGCTTCGATGTCATTCAGAGAGGATAAAAGACTTACATATCTACGTCGCGATTTAAGTTTTAACCCTGAGTCGGTAACCGAGCAATCACCCAATATATTAAGTATTAAAGGGTGGTATCAGGTTAATGAGACTTCTCCCGGAGAGAGACTTGTTTTAAGATCATATTATCGTCCCACACCAGGCATTTTTATTAGTGAATGCCTTGATACATTTATTGAGAATGTAACAGTACATTACGCTGAAGGAATGGGTCTGCTGGCTCAAATGAGCGAAAATATAACGCTTGATGGGTTTAATGTATCACTCAGAGGTGATGATGATCTGAGATATTTTACCACTCAGGCTGATGCAACACATTTTTCTGCTTGTAAGGGGGTAATTATTTCAAAGAATGGTCTTTATGAAGCCATGGCAGATGATGCCATTAATGTACATGGTACTTACCTTAGAATTACCAAAAGAGTAGATGATCATACTATTCAGGCAAGATACATGCATCCTCAGGCATGGGGTTTTAAATGGGCAGAAGAGGGTGATCAGGTTCAGTTTGTAGAGTCGGAAAGGATGGAATTGGTGGACAATAGTAATAATACTGTAACATCTATAAAAGCTATTGATAAACCAACCGAATTTGGAGCTAAGGAATTTGAAATAACATTTTCAGAACCACTGCCTATGGAGATTTCAGAGGAGGGAAAATTTGGCATAGAGAATCTGACATGGACCCCGGAGGTTACTTTCTCAGATAATGTAGTGCGTAATAACAGGGCAAGAGGAGCTCTCTTTAGTACTCCAAAACGTGTTGTTTGTGAAAACAATCTGTTTGATCATACACATGGAACTGCAATTCTGCTTTGCGGCGACTGTAACGGTTGGTTCGAAACAGGTGCTTGTAAAGAGGTAATAATTCGCAATAATCACTTTGTAAATGCTTTGACAGCAAATTATCAGTTTACAAATGCGGTGATCTCTATTTATCCTGAGATTCCAAACCTTGAAGATCAGGGAAAATATTTTCATTCAGGGATAGTAATAGAAGATAATACTTTTGAGATGTTTGACAGTCCCATCCTTTATGCAAAATCGACAGATGGACTTATATTCAGAAATAATTCTGTTATCAGAAATAATGAATTTGAGCCGTTTCACTGGAATAAACATATGTTTTTCTTCGAGAAAGTAAATAATATCTCAATTGAAGGGAATCAGTTTGAAAATGGTTTTGATAAAGATAATGATGTCAGAGTTGAACTTTCTGATGAGAAAAGTGTAATTTTATCAGATAATTAAAAAAGTACTCATTTTAGACAACTATAACTACCATATAAGATATTCAGGATTATTCAGATACAAAAAACAGATAAGAGAGATGAGGAAAAATACTTTATTCATAGTGGGATATTTTTTATTGATATTTCAAATCTATTCTCAGAACAATATTACTCCACAGAATACAATAAAGATAGAAAGAGGTGAATCCAAAGAGTCGATAATCTATAAAGCTGCACATGTTGTTCCAACTGCAAATCAGCTGGATGCATTAAGAAATGAATTTATTGCCTTTATTCATTTTGGTCCCAATACATTTACAAGAATGGAGTGGGGCAACGGTATGGAAGATCCTGCAGTTTTTGATCTGAAAACCGTTGATACAGACCAGTGGTGCCGCTCCATGAAAGATGCAGGTATGAAGATGGTTATTCTTACTGTAAAGCATCATGATGGTTTTGTATTATGGCAAAGCCGATATACTGATCATGGGATAATGTCGACTGGTTTTCAGAATGGAAAAGGGGATATACTTAGAGAACTTTCAAAATCATGTAAGAAATATGGGCTGAAACTGGGTGTTTATCTCTCACCTGCTGATTTATTCCAGATAGAAAATCCAGACGGACTCTATGGCAATCTTAGCAAATACACAAAAAGGACTATACCACGTGAAGTTCCGGGTCGCCCTTTTAAAAATAAAACTAAATTTGAGTTTGTAGTTGATGATTACAACGAATATTTTTTGAATCAATTATTTGAGATACTGACTGAATATGGCGAGATTCATGAGGTTTGGTTTGATGGAGCACATCCCAAAAGAAAAGGGGGACAAACTTACAACTATGCTGCCTGGAGAGAGTTGATTCATACTCTTGCCCCAAAAGCTGTAATATTTGGTCGTGAAGATATCAGATGGTGTGGTAATGAAGCTGGTGGCACAAGAGATACAGAAATTAACGTGGTAGCTTATGAGGTTAATCCTGATACAGCATCTGTTTTTCATGATATGACAGCAGAAGATTTAGGTTCTCGTGAAATTATATATAATGCTAACTATCTACACTATCAGCCGGCAGAAACAAATACTTCTATAAGAGAGGGCTGGTTTTATCGAGATGATACTAATCAAAAGGTAAGAAGTGCTGATGATGTATTTGATATTTACGAACGTTCGGTTGGGGGTAATTCAATTTTCCTCTTGAATATTCCACCAAATCGTGAAGGTGAATTTTCATCCAGAGATATTGAGGTATTAAAAGATGTGGGCAGTCGTATTCGTGAGACTTATGATGTAAACCTATTAGAGGGAGCCAAAGGTCCGATTGAACTGCTTGACGGAAACCAGGATACCTATTTGTTACTGGAAAATGGTGTCGATGAGTTTGTTATAATATTGAATGGGGAAAAGACTATTAATCGTATTATGCTTCAAGAGGCCATAGCAACTCATAGTGAGCGTGTTGAAAAACATGCTGTAGATGCATGGGTAGATAATGAATGGAGAGAGATTGCAGTTGCTTCTAATATTGGATACAAGCGTATATTGAGATTTCCTGAAGTTACAACAAGTAAAATAAGGGTGCGTGTTTTGGAATCAAGATTAACGCCTGCAATTAGTCATATTTCCGCTCATTATTATAAAACCAGACCTCCTCAGCTTGATTTTAGTAGAGATAAAGATGGCGTGGTCACAATCGCCCCAATGCAAACTGTATTCAACTGGAATCCAATAGGAGAAAATGCTGCAGATAATCTGAATACAGGATATGAAGTCTACTACACTCTTGATGGTTCTGAGCCAACTCTGAATTCTGCAAAATATGAATCTCCGCTGAAAGTTGAATATAAAACACTTAAAGCAGCTTCATACATTAACAATGCAAGAGGTGCTGTTCGCAGTGAAGATTTTGGTGTTGTAAAAAGAGACTGGGCGCTGATTGGTGTTAGTAGTCAGGTGAATAACCGACCAGCATTGAATGCATTTGATGCAGTTAAACGAACTTACTGGCAATCTGAAGAGAGTACTGAAAATCCATTTATCTCTCTGGATCTGGGTGAGAAATATCTGTTAAAAGCCTTTACTTATACTCCACAGACTTTTCATTCTAATGGTATGATGGCAAGTGGCGAAATTCAGATAAGTGAAAATGGTACAACCTGGGATACAGTTGAGAAGTTTGAGTTTGGTAATCTTATAAATGACCCTACACCACGCACACACTATTTTGAAAAGCCTGTAACTACAAGATATATACGTTTGTTAGTAACAGGTATTGCAGGGGTTGAAAAGTATGTAACAATTAGTGAAATCGATTTCTTGTAACGAATAATATTATCCAGAATATAATACGTACATATAATAATGAATAAATTATTACACCTGATTATCATTTTATTCTTATGTACAGTTAGTCGAAATCTACTGTCTCAGGAACTTTATAAAGATCCTGACAGAACAACAGATGAAAGAATAGCAGATCTGTTAAGCAGGATGACTACGGAAGAGAAGATAGGTCAGTTGTGTTTTCCCACCGGATGGGAGATGTATAGAAAGATTGACGACCATACTGCTGTTCCCGCTGAAAGTTTTATTGAAAGAATGCAAAAAACTCCCATTGGGGGTTTTTGGGCTACCCTGAGAGCTGATCCATGGACTCAAAAGACGTTGTCAAATGGATTAAACCCCAAACTGTCTGCCAAAGCGCTGAATAGTTTGCAAAGATTTGCTGTAGAAGAGACCAGACTTGGTATTCCTCTATTATTTGCAGAAGAGTGTATGCACGGACACATGGCTATAGGTACAACAGTTTTTCCTACCGGTCTGGGACAAGGCAGTACATGGAACCCTCAACTTATACAGGAAATGGCTGGGGTTATTGCATTGGAAACCAGACTACAGGGCGCACATATCGCTTATGGTCCAATTCTTGACCTGGCAAGAGAGTTGAGATGGTCGAGGGTAGAGGAGACATTTGGAGAGGATCCTGTACTTACGGCAAAACTTGGTGTAGCTTTCGTAAATGGTTTACAGGGAAATGATTTTAAAGATGGAAGACATGTATACTCAACTCCTAAGCATTTTGCTGCTTATGGTATACCTTCTGGAGGACATAATGGACAACAGGCTTTTATTGGAGAAAGAGAACTATTCTCGAATCATTTATTGCCTTTCGGAAAGGTTGCAGAAGCCGGAGTAAAAACAATAATGACATCTTACAACTCTATTGATGGTATACCAGCTACTGCACATAAATATCTATTAAAGGATATATTGAGAGTTGAGTGGGGTTTTGATGGTTTTGTTTTTTCAGATCTTGGCAGTATAGAAGGTATTGCAGGAACTCATCGTGCAGCAAAGTCTGTGAAACATGCAGCAGCTTTGTCTTTGAAAGCAGGTGTTGATGCTGATCTTGGAGGTAATGCGTATAGCAAAAATCTTATTTCTGCTTTGGATGAGGGACTTGTCTCTATGTCGGACATTGATAATGCTGTTGTTAATATATTAAGACTTAAATTTGAAATGGGTCTGTTTGAGAATCCATATGTTGATACCATTAAAGCCTCTCAAAAAGTCAGAAATGAAAAACATATTAAACTGTCAAGAGAGGTTGCAAGACAAGGAATAGTTCTGTTGAAAAACTGCAATAATATATTACCACTGAAAAAAGATATAGGGTCAATTGCTGTGATTGGTCCCAATGCCGATAATATTTATAACCAACTG
This window of the Lascolabacillus massiliensis genome carries:
- a CDS encoding alpha-1,3-galactosidase-related protein, with the protein product MKQAYLILLFIGLLSVSGCKNPSITLSIADFGAKPDSRENASIYAQRLIARLQEVENNNHVTVTFPKGVYHFYEDSAFVREYYISNHDQDNPKKVGFALENLNNITIDGQGSEFIFHGRMVPFSLLNSKNISLKNFSIDFEVPALRQLNVLEVNKEKDELIAEIYPGGNYRIENGRLIFVGETYEIAPVASMSFREDKRLTYLRRDLSFNPESVTEQSPNILSIKGWYQVNETSPGERLVLRSYYRPTPGIFISECLDTFIENVTVHYAEGMGLLAQMSENITLDGFNVSLRGDDDLRYFTTQADATHFSACKGVIISKNGLYEAMADDAINVHGTYLRITKRVDDHTIQARYMHPQAWGFKWAEEGDQVQFVESERMELVDNSNNTVTSIKAIDKPTEFGAKEFEITFSEPLPMEISEEGKFGIENLTWTPEVTFSDNVVRNNRARGALFSTPKRVVCENNLFDHTHGTAILLCGDCNGWFETGACKEVIIRNNHFVNALTANYQFTNAVISIYPEIPNLEDQGKYFHSGIVIEDNTFEMFDSPILYAKSTDGLIFRNNSVIRNNEFEPFHWNKHMFFFEKVNNISIEGNQFENGFDKDNDVRVELSDEKSVILSDN
- a CDS encoding alpha-L-fucosidase — protein: MRKNTLFIVGYFLLIFQIYSQNNITPQNTIKIERGESKESIIYKAAHVVPTANQLDALRNEFIAFIHFGPNTFTRMEWGNGMEDPAVFDLKTVDTDQWCRSMKDAGMKMVILTVKHHDGFVLWQSRYTDHGIMSTGFQNGKGDILRELSKSCKKYGLKLGVYLSPADLFQIENPDGLYGNLSKYTKRTIPREVPGRPFKNKTKFEFVVDDYNEYFLNQLFEILTEYGEIHEVWFDGAHPKRKGGQTYNYAAWRELIHTLAPKAVIFGREDIRWCGNEAGGTRDTEINVVAYEVNPDTASVFHDMTAEDLGSREIIYNANYLHYQPAETNTSIREGWFYRDDTNQKVRSADDVFDIYERSVGGNSIFLLNIPPNREGEFSSRDIEVLKDVGSRIRETYDVNLLEGAKGPIELLDGNQDTYLLLENGVDEFVIILNGEKTINRIMLQEAIATHSERVEKHAVDAWVDNEWREIAVASNIGYKRILRFPEVTTSKIRVRVLESRLTPAISHISAHYYKTRPPQLDFSRDKDGVVTIAPMQTVFNWNPIGENAADNLNTGYEVYYTLDGSEPTLNSAKYESPLKVEYKTLKAASYINNARGAVRSEDFGVVKRDWALIGVSSQVNNRPALNAFDAVKRTYWQSEESTENPFISLDLGEKYLLKAFTYTPQTFHSNGMMASGEIQISENGTTWDTVEKFEFGNLINDPTPRTHYFEKPVTTRYIRLLVTGIAGVEKYVTISEIDFL
- a CDS encoding glycoside hydrolase family 3 N-terminal domain-containing protein, whose product is MNKLLHLIIILFLCTVSRNLLSQELYKDPDRTTDERIADLLSRMTTEEKIGQLCFPTGWEMYRKIDDHTAVPAESFIERMQKTPIGGFWATLRADPWTQKTLSNGLNPKLSAKALNSLQRFAVEETRLGIPLLFAEECMHGHMAIGTTVFPTGLGQGSTWNPQLIQEMAGVIALETRLQGAHIAYGPILDLARELRWSRVEETFGEDPVLTAKLGVAFVNGLQGNDFKDGRHVYSTPKHFAAYGIPSGGHNGQQAFIGERELFSNHLLPFGKVAEAGVKTIMTSYNSIDGIPATAHKYLLKDILRVEWGFDGFVFSDLGSIEGIAGTHRAAKSVKHAAALSLKAGVDADLGGNAYSKNLISALDEGLVSMSDIDNAVVNILRLKFEMGLFENPYVDTIKASQKVRNEKHIKLSREVARQGIVLLKNCNNILPLKKDIGSIAVIGPNADNIYNQLGDYTAPQERSNIVTVLDGIKNAVNEKTSVYYTKGCDIRDTTETNIQEAVDIANKSDVVILVVGGSSARDFKTEYIETGAATITGAVNEKISDMESGEGFDRSSLDLLGDQEKLISEIANTGKPLIVIYIQGRPLNMNNASEKAAALLSAWYPGQEGGNAVADILFGDYNPSGRLPVSVPRSVGQLPVYYSLGRQADYVEESSSPLYPFGYGLSYTNFEYSDLEVNNENNIIKVRCTISNIGNFDGEEVVQLYIRDNISTVYTPPIQLKDFKKINVKKGEYETVEFILSFDDLALYDSNMMRVVEPGEFSIMIGSSSNSIHLKGNFTID